The DNA window ATGCTCGTCACGGCGCCGTCGGACCGCAACAGCGACTACGTGGGGATGGCGCGGCAGGCGCTCGCCGCATGCCCGGACCTGAGCGAACTCGTGTTCCTGCCGGATGCCGGCTCCGCCGAGCTCACCGCCGGCGACCCCGAAAATGACCGGGAGCTGACGTACGCCGAGCTGCTCAAGCGGGCGGACGCCGTCGCGCATTCCGGGCTGAAGGCCCGCATGGCGGGGCTTGACCCGCACGACCCCATCAACCTGCAGTACACCTCCGGAACCACGGGATTCCCCAAGGGCGCCACCCTGACCCACCACAACATCCTCAACAACGGCTACTCAATCGGCGAACTGCTCGGGTACACCGAGCACGACCGCGTGGTGATTCCGGTGCCGTTCTACCACTGCTTCGGCATGGTGATCGGAAACCTGAACGCGCTCAGCCACGGCGCAGCGACCATCATCCCGGGGCGCGGTTTCACGCCGGCCGCGGCGCTTGAAGCGGTGCAGGACTTCGGCGGCACTTCGCTGTACGGGGTGCCCACCATGTTCATCGCCGAACTGGCGCTGCCCGATTTCGCGTCCTACGACCTCTCCACGCTCCGGACCGGGGTCATGGCTGGCTCGCTTTGTCCCATCGAGGTCATGAACCGGGTCATCTCCGAGATGAACATGAGGGACGTGGCCATCTGCTACGGCATGACCGAGACCTCGCCCGTGTCCACCATGACCCGGGACGGGGACACGATGCAGCAGCGCACCGAAACCGTGGGCCGGACCATGCCGCAGCTCGAAAGCAAGATCGTGGACCCTGCCACGGGTGACGTGGTGGAGCGCGGCGAGATCGGTGAACTGTGCACCCGGGGCTATGCGGTCATGCAGGGGTACTGGAACCAGCCGGACAAGACAGCCGAGGCAATTGACGCCGACGGCTGGATGCACACCGGGGACCTGGCGCGCATGGATGACGGCGGCTATGTGGTGATCGAGGGCCGGATGAAGGACATGGTGATCCGCGGCGGCGAGAACATCTACCCGCGCGAGATCGAGGAATTCCTCTACACGCACCCGTCGATCCAGGACGTGCAGGTGATCGGAGTCCCGGACGCGAAGTATGGCGAGGAACTCATGGCCTGCATCATCCTCAACCCCGGCGCCGCGCCGCTGGACGCCGCCGCCCTGGCCGAGTTCTGCCGCGGGAAGCTGGCCCACTACAAGATCCCGCGCTACGTGGACGTCCGCGAAAGCTTCCCCATGACCGTCTCCGGCAAGATCCGCAAGGTGGAGATGCGCCAGGAGGCCGTGGCCCGGCTGGGGCTCTGACAGCAACGCGAGGTCAGATAACGCCCCATTGAAGGGGACTATTGGGCGATATCTGACCCCGCGTTGCAGGGTGGTGAAGTCGGGCTGTGGATAACTCTTAAAGGCGTCGACGAGCAGCCAGAATAATTCCCATGGCCCGGTCAACACCGCTACCCGACACCCTGAACCAGTTGCCCTTTACCGTGTACGAATCGAGGGCGCTGGGCGTTCCCGCGAAACGGCTGCGCGCCAGAGACTTGGCCGACGGCGGCCGCCTCATTTATCTGCCGCAGGGCCGGGAACTCGAACTGCGGGAACGTGCCAGGGTATTGGCAGCGGCGACGCCGGGAGCCTGGGTGTCCCATCAGACCGCGGCGGAGCTCACCTCATTGGGGCTTCCGCCGTGGATGGACGGGGACATTGTTCATCTCAGCAAGCCGCATGAGCTGCCGCGGGTGCGCCGAGTCGGAGTGACCGGCCACCGGGTCCGGGTGATTCCCGGCGAGATCGGGAAGCGCGACGGTATTCCCATGTCCCTGCCGCCGCGGACCTGGCTGGACCTGGCGGCCGTCTTGCCACTCAGGTACGTCATCGCGATGGGGGATCAGCTCATCAGGTTTCCAAGGGCTAACTTCGAAGGCCGGACCACGCCGTACGCCTACAAGGACGGACTGCGCTTGCTCATCCGGCAGCACCCGAACATGAAGGGCGTGGAGAAGGCCCGGCAGGCACTCGAGGAGATGCGTGTGGGGGCGGACTCCTACCCGGAAACGTTCCTGCGGCTCGCCATGCTGGATGCCCACCTGCCCGAACCGGAACTGCAGCTGCGCGTTGACCCCTACGACGCCTGGTCGCCGACTGCCGACCTCGGGTACCGGCGCTTCCGGATCGCCCTGCAGTACGACGGCGCTCATCACCTTTCGCGGGAACAGCAGTCCCGGGACAACCGTCGCGACGAGGCGTTCATTAGTGCGGGCTGGTCCTACTTCAAGGTCAACGCCGACGATTTGGAGGACGGATTCCAGAGCGTGATCAGACGGGTCAAAAGTGCGAAGCGCCGCTCAGCCTAAGGCAACGCGGGGTCACTTGAGGCCCAATGGAGGCGGGGGATTGGGCGCGAAGTGACCCCGCGTTGCGTTAGGGAAAACGGAGTCAGTGCCGGCGGTGGTCCTGGATGGTCATCCGCGGCCCGAAGGTTTGCTTCCGGAAACCGCTGAGCCCGATCATCCGGACCACGCGTTGCCGGTGCCCCTGCCACGGCGCCAGCAACCGAAGCATGCCGGCGTCGTCCGTCCGCCGGCCGGTCAGCGCGGCGCCGACGTCGGCCGCCAGATGATAATCGCCCACGGCGATCGAGTCCGGACAGCCGTGCGTCCGCTGCACCACCTCGGCGGCCGTCCACTCGCCGATTCCGGGAATGGTCTGCATCTTCCCGGCAGCCTCCGCCGCCGGCAGCGTGGCCAGCCGTTCAAGCGCGACGGCGGAACGCAGGGCCCGCATGACCGTCGCCGAACGCTGGGGGCCCACTCCGGCCCGGTGCCATTCCCAGGACGGGATGCGCAGCCACTGCCCGGGAGTGGGCTGGACCAGCAGCCCGGCCGGTGCAACGGTGCCGGCCCCCGGGGCCGGCGTGCCGTGGCGGTTCATGAGATAGCGGTAGCCGCGCCGGGCCTCGATGACGGTGACCTTCTGCTCCAGCACGGTGGGCACGAGGGAATCAACCATTCGCCCGGTGGACGGCAGCCGGACGGCGAGGTTCCGGCGTCGGGCTTCCCGGACCATACGGGGGAGCGTCGCGTGAAACCTGGCCTCGTCAAATGCGGACCAGTCGTCCTCGGCGCCCAGCAGGCGGGGCACGCCGGCGAGGGCGGCCGCGGAGCCGGGGCCCCACGCCTGCGCATCGACGTAGGGTTCCGGTCCCGTCTCGGCGCTGGTGAGCCGCAGCGAGACCGGACCGTCCGTCGTCGTGAACGCCATCCACAAGCCTTCCGGCCGGGAAGAAAATGAGGGATCTCCGTTGCCGCGCATGAGCGTGCCCAGAGTCTGGCGCAGGTTGTAGGGACCCCCGGGATGCCACCGCAGGGAGGCGTCGGCGGCAGCTGCAACGCTGGCGGGGACGTCCGTGATGGTCATGGAATCATCGTCCCACGGACCGCTGACACCGCGGGCCGCCGCTGCCGGCGGACCTTGGAATCAGGCCTTATCCCGCGAGGTGCGGAGGACTACAATCCCAGGTGTGGCGCGGGGCCGCCGCGCCGTCCCTTCGAACTGTCAGGTGAGTGCAATGGGTGGAGTGGTGCATTTCGAAATCCCCGCGGACGATCAGGACCGGGCGAGAAACTTCTACAGCCAGGCCCTCGGCTGGCGGATCGATCCCATGCCGGAAATGGACTACAACGTGGTCATCACCACCCCGATGGACGAAAAGACCGGCCGGCCCACCGTGCCCGGAGCCATCAACGGCGGCATGATGGCCAGGGAAGGCGACCTGACCACTCCGGTCATCACGGTAGACGTCGAGGACATCGACGCCACCCTGCGGGCGGTCGAGCAGCTCGGCGGTTCCACGGTGAAGCCGAAGGATGCCATCCCGGGCATGGGTTTCTACGCCTACTTCAAGGACACCGAAGGCAACGTCATGGGACTCTGGGAGAACCTTCCGGCCGGAGAAACCGGAGAAACCGGAGAAACCGGAGCCGCGGAGGGCGCAACGGGCTGAGCTACTCCTCGCCGAAGCGCCCGCGGGCCGCCACCGGGATCAGCGGCTTCTGGGCACGGACCTTCAGTTCCTGCACGGCCCAGGTGTTGCCGTCCGGGTCGCTGAACCCGAAGAACGTGCCGCCGTCGCGCTCGTCAAAGACGGTTATCTCGCTGGCCTCCACTCCCCGGCCGAGCAGTTCGTCGCGCGCGGCCCGGGCGTCCGAAACCACCAGCTGAAGTCCGCGCATGGACCCGGGCGCCATCTCGTTCTGCGACGGGAGATCGCCGATGACGATCGAGCAGCCAGAGCCGGGCGGCGTCAGCTGGACCACATGCATGTGTTCGTTTTTTGTGTCGTGGTCAAGGTTGAAGCCCACCTTGTCGCGGTAGAACTCCACGGCGCGGCCGATGTCGCTCACCGGGAGCAGCACCACTTCGAGGGTCCAGTCCATGGCAGGGTTCCTTTCGTCGAAGCTGATGGAGGATGCGTTGTCAGCTTGCCGTGTCGGCGCCGCCCTTGGCTAGAGTGCCCGGGCCAAGAATTCAGGGCATCCCGTTGCACAGCCAGAGCGCAAGCACTGCCAGCGGCAGCGCCAGCAGGACCACGACGACGCCGGCCAGGGCGAAGCCGCCCCACCGGACCCGCAGGTTGAGGGTCTGGAGCCGCTCGTGCCACAGCAGTGTGGCCAGCGAAGCCCACGGCGACACGAGCGGCCCGAGGTTGACTCCGATAAGCAGGGCTGCCAGCCGCAGCGGGGACCCGGCCACAGGCTCCAGGGCCAGGTACGCGGGAAGATTGTTGGCGACGTTGGCGGAACCGGCTCCCAGCGCGGCCAGCCGCAGCAGCTCCGGGAAGGCCTCGCCCGATCCGGCCGCCGGGGCCAGCGCCTGCGTGAGGCCGTGCGAGTGCAGGGCCTCGACCACCATGAACAGCCCTGCAGTCAGCATGAGCGGGCGCCACGGCAGCATGGACCAGCGCAGCGCGGAAGGGCGGCGCCACAGGAACAGCACCAGGAGGAACGCTGCCGCGGCCAAGGCGGGAATCGCCACCGGGACGCCGGAAACAAGCGCCGGGAGCAGCACGAGCAGTGTTCCGCCGGCGGCCCGCAGCAGTGTCCGGTCCCGCACCCAGTGCGCCGGCTGCGGGCCGTAGCGCCCGCGAAGGTCCTTGCGGAACGCCAGCCACAGCAGCAGGGCGGGCACCAGGACGCCCACCAGCGAAGGTGCCCACATCAGCCCGGCAAAACCCAGCGGAGTCAGTGAAAGCCTCCCCTGCGCGAGCAGGTTGGTGAGGTTGGAGACGGGCAGGAGCAGCGACGCCGTGTTGGCCAGCCACACCGTGCTCAAGGCGAACGGCAGCGGAGGGATCCTGGCATGGACCGCCAGGAGCACCACCACCGGGGTCACCAGCACGGCGGTGGTATCCAGCGACAGGAACGCGGTGGCGACGGCGGACAGGGCAAGCACCAGCAACCACAGCAGGAAGACGCTGCCCCGGCCCAGCGCGGCGATGCGGTCTGTCACCACCCGGAACAGCCCGGCGTCGTCCACCAGTTCGGTGACCACCGTCATCGCCAGCACAAAGGCGAGAACGGGAACGGTGCGTCCGGCCATCTGCTGGAACGAATCCCACGGCAGGAACCCGGCGGCGAGCGCTCCGGCGCCTGCAGCCAGCATGAAGCCGGGCAATAGGTAACTCCGCAGGTTCTTCGGCAGGTGCGGGGGCTTCACCGCATAATCTTCGCACCGAAAGGTGCCAGGAGGACCGCATGCGGTCAAGACGGTAAGTTGTACCCATGAAGTACGCCCAGTCCGTCCTGGACCTTATCGGCAACACCCCGCTGATCAAGCTCAACCACGTCACCGACGGCCTCAAAGCCACTGTCCTCGTGAAGCTGGAATACGTGAACCCCGGCGGTTCCATCAAGGACCGCATCGCGGCCAGGATGATCGAGGAAGCCGAGCGCGACGGCAAGCTCAAGCCCGGCGGCACCATCATCGAGCCCACCTCGGGGAACACCGGCGTCGGCTTGGCCCTCGTGGCCCAGCAAAAAGGCTACAAGTGCATCTTCGTCGTGCCGGACAAGGTGGGCGAGGACAAGCGCGCGGTGCTCCAGGCCTACGGCGCCGAAGTGGTGGTGACCCCCACCGCCGTCGCCCCTGACAGCCCGCAGAGCTACTACGGCGTCTCGGACCGCCTGGTCACCGAGATCCCCGGTGCCTACAAGCCGGACCAGTTCTCCAACCCCGCTGCGCCGCTCAGCCACTACGAAACCACCGGACCCGAGATCTGGCGGGACACCGACGGCAAGGTCACGCACTGCGTCATCGGAGCCGGGACTGGCGGGACCATCACCGGCACCGGCCGCTACCTCAAGGAAGTCTCCGCGAACCGTGCGGAGTCCGACGGCGGCCGGGTCAGGATCATCGGGGCGGACCCCGAAGGCTCTGTCTACTCGGGCGGCACCGGGCGCCCGTACTTCGTCGAAGGCGTGGGCGAGGACATGTGGCCCGCCAACTACGACAAATCCGTTCCGGACCAGGTCATCGCCGTCAGCGACGCCGATTCCTTCGCCATGACCCGGCGGCTGGCCCGCGAGGAGGGCCTGCTGGTGGGCGGATCCTCCGGCATGGCAGTCGTTGCCGCCCTGCGGACCGCGCAGGACCTTCCCGAGGACGCGGTGGTGGTGGTGATCCTGCCGGACTCCGGCCGCGGGTACCTCGCCAAGATCTTCAACGACCAGTGGATGCGCTCCTACGGCTTCCTTTCCGGCGGCGAGGAAGCGTCCGTGGGCGAGGTCATCAAGTCCAAGACCGGCGAACTGCCGGACCTGGTCCACATCCACCCCAACGAGACCGTCCGCGACGTCATCAACATCATGAACGAGTACGGCGTCAGCCACATCCCTGTGCTGTCCCAGGAGCCGCCCGTGGTGATGGGCGAGGTCCTGGGCGCCGTCGATGAGCGCACCCTGACGGCCAAACTGTTCCGCGGCGAGGCGAAGCTGACGGACAAGATCGCCGAGCACATGGGTGAGCGGCTGCCGGTGATCGGCTCGCTGGAAACCATCTCGGCGGCCCGTGAGCTGCTGTCCGACGTCGACACCGTGATGGTGACGTTTGTCGGCGCCCCCATCGGCATCCTGACCCGCCACGACCTCCTCGCGTACCTCAGCAACTAGTCCAAGGAGCCCCATGTCAGTCTCTGAAAACCAAGGTTTCAACACCCGCGCCGTCCACGCCGGACAGGCCTTCGAGCCCCGCACCGGCGCCGTGGTGCCGCCGCTCCACTTCAGCTCCACGTACGCCCAGGACGGCATCGGCGGCCTCCGCGACGGCTACGAGTACGGCCGTGGCGGCAACCCCACCCGCGACGCCCTGCAGGAGCAGCTCGCCGCACTGGAGGGCGGCACTCACGCCTATTCGTTCAGCTCCGGCCTGGCGGCCGAGGATTCGCTGATCCGTGCCCTCACCCGGCCGGGGGACCACATCGTCCTCGGCAACGACGCCTACGGCGGCACCTACCGCCTGATCAACCGTGTGCTGGGGGACTGGGGCATCGGCAACACCCCCGTGGACATGTCCGATCTCGCGTCCGTCGCCGCGGCGGTGGCCGCGAACAAGACCCGTTTCGTGTGGGTGGAGACCCCTTCCAACCCCATGATGAAGATCACCGACATTGAGGCTCTCGCCAAGGTGGCGCACGACGCCGGCGCCCTCCTGATCGTGGACAACACCTTCGCGTCGCCCTACCTGCAGACCCCGCTGGCCCTGGGTGCCGACGTCGTGGTCCACTCCACCACCAAGTACATCGGCGGCCACTCCGATGTGGTGGGCGGCGCGATCGTGGTCAAGGACGCCGAACTCGCGGAGAAGATCGGCTTCGTGCAGTTCGCCGTTGGCGCCGTGTCCGGGCCGATGGATGCCTTCCTCACCACCCGCGGCCTCAAGACGCTGGGCGTGCGCATGGACCGCCACAGCGACAACGCCCAGGCCGTGGCCGAATGGCTGCTGGAACGCCCCGAGGTGGAGGCCGTGCTGTACCCGGGACTGCCCTCGCACCCCGGCCACGACCTTGCCAAGAAGCAGATGAAGAAATTCGGCGGCATGATTTCGGTGCAGTTCAAGGGCGGCGAGGCTGCGGCGCGCACCGTCGCGGAAAATACCTCCGTCTTCACCCTGGCCGAGTCGCTTGGCGGCATCGAGTCCCTCATGAACTACCCGTCGGAGATGACGCACGCTTCCGTGAAGGGCACCGAGCTGGCCGTCCCCGTGAACCTCATCCGGCTTTCGTGCGGCATCGAAGACGTTGAGGACCTCATCGCGGACCTCGAGCACGCCTTCACGTTCATCAAGTAACGGCGGACCGCTCCAACGCATCCCCTCTGGCTTTCTTCAAGAAAGTCAGCTAGCCTCGGTGTATGGCACTCCGTTCTGACTGGTCCCAGCGCAACTGCAGCATGGCCCGCGGCCTCGATATCTTCGGCGACCCGTGGGGCATGCTGGTGCTGCGCGAGGTGTTCTTCGGCAACGGCCGCTTCGACGCCATGAAGACGTGCCTCCAGGTGGCGGACTCGGTCCTCACCCGCCGGCTCGCCGCGCTCGTGGAGTCCGGACTGCTGGCCAAGGAACCGTATGACGACGGCGGCCGCACCCGCCAGGAGTACGTGCTCACCGCCAAGGGCGAGGACGCCCTGCCGGTGCTGAACGCCGTCGTGATCTGGTCCGAAAAGCACCTCCCGGCGCCATCCGGCCGCGCCCACATGTACGTCATCCATTCGTCCTGCGGGCAGCGGACCGGTTCCGCGGACACCTGCACGGAGTGCGGTGAGCGGCTCACGGCGGAGAACACCAGCTGGCACAGCCTGACCCGCACCGAGGACCCGGTGCCGCTGGCAACCGCCCGCGAACGCCCCGAACGCGCGCAAGCAGACACCCACCTTATGGACTCACCCGGACACAAAGGAACAGCCGCATGAGCAACCCCGAGGCGACCGCCGCCCGCAACGACGAAGACCAAGAGGCAGCGATCCCTCCGGGCCCGTCCCGGAAGCGCCGCCTGCATCCCGCATGGATGGTGGCCGCGGTGGCGTTCCTGGCGCTCGTGGGTGCGGCGGGCTTCCGTGCCGCGCCCGGCGTGCTTATGGTGCCGCTCCAGCAGGAGTTTGGCTGGTCCACCACGGTCCTGTCCGGCGCCGTCAGCATCAACCTGGTGCTGTTCGGCCTGACGGCACCGTTCGCTGCGGCTCTTATGGAACGGTTCGGCATCCGCGCCGTCACTGCCGTCGCGCTCGTGCTGATCGGGGCCGGCAGCGCCCTGACGGTGCTGGTCAACCAGTCCTGGCAGATCCTCCTCACCTGGGGCCTGCTGATCGGGCTGGGCACCGGCTCCATGGCGCTGGTCTTCGCGGCGACCATCGCCAACACCTGGTTTTCGAAGAGCCGCGGCCTGGTGATCGGCATCCTGACGGCCGGGAGTGCCGCGGGCCAGCTGGTCTTCCTGCCGTTCATCGCGATGCTGGCCCAGGATCCGGGCTGGCGGCAGGCATCCCTGCTGATCGCCGCCGGCGCCCTGGCAGTGGTTCCGCTGGTGCTGAAGTTCCTGAAGAACTCGCCGGCCGACGTCGGGGCGTTGCCTTACGGCTGTCTCTTATACACATCTAGATGTGTATAAGAGACAGCCGCCGCTGCTGCTTCCCACGCTGCGCCGGCCGCCGCGGGTGCCGCCGAACCGAGCCGCAACGCCGCCGTCCGTGCGCTGCAGGTCCTCAGGCGCGCCAGCAGGATTCGCACGTTCTGGGCGCTCGCGGCGGCTTCGCGATCTGCGGCGCCACCACCAACGGACTGATCGGCACGCACTTCATCCCGTCCGCGCACGATCACGGCATGCCGGAGACCACCGCGGCGGGACTGCTTGCCGTCGTCGGGATCTTCGACATCCTGGGCACCATCGCCTCCGGCTGGCTGACGGACCGCTTCAACCCGCGGATCCTGCTGGCCGTGTACTACCAGTTCCGCGGGATCGGGCTGCTGGTGCTGCCGCTGCTGCTGCTGAGCGCCACCGTCCAGCCCAGCATGATCGTGTTTGTGGTGATTTACGGCCTCGACTGGGTGGCCACCGTGCCGCCCACGGCCGCCATCTGCCGCCAGGTGTTCGGTGCCGACGGCAGCGTGGTGTTCGGCTGGGTATTTGCCGCCCATCAGCTTGGCGCAGCCGCGGCCGCGCTTGCCGCCGGAGCCATCCGCGACGCCACCGGCCAGTACACTTACGCCTGGTTCGGCGCGGCCGCGATGTGCACCATCGCAGCCATCATCAGCGCCACCATCCGCAAGGACGCCGGGAAGCGCCGGTCCGCGCCGGTGGCAGCCGGTGCGGCGTCTCTTATACACATCTACGTACGGCCGCGGCGTGAGGTTCGGCCGCGTCCGCATCCGCGTGCGTCGTTGAGCGGATGGATCGGGGCGCTTCGGTAGACTTGCCGCAGCGCCCTTGCGGGTGCTGGTCCTGCGGCATGACGCGACGTGCGTCCCGGAGGCTAAACCACACAGGTTCACGCATCTGGGGGACAGTGAATGGCTCTGCTTGACGCCCAAACAAAAAACAAGGCCCAAACAGAAGATACGGCCCTAACGCAAGATGCCACGGCCGCCGGCCCGCACGAAGGGTCCGGGGCAGGCTCCGCGGGGCTCCTTCGAAGGCCATGGGCGACGGCAGTTGCCGCCGAAATCGTCACCCTGCTGGTCGTCGCCGCGGCTGCCATTTTCATCGCCTCGCGGCTTGGCGCGTGGGGCAAGGAAGGCCTGGACTTCAGCGTTTACTGGCTCGCCGGCAAGATCCTGAACGAGGCCGGCCTGGCGCCGTCGGGGCTTTACAGTCCGACCCTGCAATGGGCAGGTGGCCCGGAGCTTGCCTTCACGTACCCGCCGTTCGCTGCCCTTGTATTCAGCCTCCTCGCCTTGCTGCCCCAGGCGTCAGCCCTGTTGCTCTTCAACGTCGGGGGAGTGGCGGTTTCGGCTTGGGTCGCCGCTTTGGGAGTCCGGTTCTGGAACGGGAATTCCGGCTGGCGCGGGACGTTTGGTCCGTCCGCCAGGCGCTCCCTGCGGAACCGGGTAGGCGCCGTGGTGCTGCTTCTGGCCATCATGAATCTCGGCCCGTGGCGGGAGACGCTGGTGTTCGGCCAGATCAACATCCTGCTCCTGGGGCTGGTGGCGGCGGACCTGCTGGCCGGCAACCCGAAGTGGCGCCGCGGGCTTCCAGGCAGCGGCTTTCTGGTGGGCGTCGCGGCCGGGATCAAGCTGACACCTTTGGCCTTCGGCCTGTACTTCCTGATGCGCAAGGACTGGCGCGGACTGCTGAACATGGCCGCCGGCTTCGCGTCCACGGTGCTGCTGGGCTGGCTCATCCGCCCTGCCGAGTCCCTGCAGTTCTGGCTCCAGATGCTGCCCGACACCTCCCGGCTAGGCGGCGCCGGCTACGTGGACAACCTGTCCATCAAGGGTGCGCTGCTCCATTTCGGCGTTCCCGAGGCAGGGGTCACCGTGCCCTGGCTGGCACTGAGTCTGCTGGTGGTGGCCCTGGGAGCAGCCGTCATCAAGGCTGCCAGCGACCAGGGCGCCAGGGTGCTGGCCATTTCCGCCACCGCGCTCACGATGCTCCTGATCTGCCCCGTCTCGTGGTCCCACCACTGGGTCTGGATGGCCGGCGTGCTTCCGGCCTTCGCATGGACCCTCCGCGAGACGCCACACAGCCACCGCATGACGCGCTGGCTCATGGGAGGGATCCTGGGCGCATCCGTCATGGTGTTCCTCTTCTCTCCCAAGGTCATCGGCACTCTGTTCGGGGCCGAAAACCTCAACGTCCAGACGCCCGGGCTGTGGATCATGGCCTCCAGCACCGGCGTGTTCTGTGCGCTGGCGATCCTGGCCTGCTGGCTCGTGGTGCTGCGGCGCGGCTCGCTGACGGAGCTGCCGGCATGAGCCTGACGCCCGAGCCTCTGGAGGCCGAACATTTGCAGGCCCCGCCGATCGAGCCCCAGCGCAAGACCGCCCTGGTGACCGGCGTCGGCCGCCTGGCCGGTATCGGTGCCGGCATCGCGCGTCAGCTCGCGGCGGACGGCTGGGACCTGGTCCTGACGTACTGGCAGGGATTCGATGCCCGCATGCCTTGGGGAATCCAGCCGGACGACGTCGAACGGCTCACCTCGGAGCTGGAGGCCATCGGCGCCAAGGTGATTTCCCTGCCCGCGGACTTCCAGGATCCGGAGGCCGTGGACTGGCTGATGGCGAACGTCGCCGAACAGGCGGGCATCATCCAAGGCATGGTGCTCAGCCACGCGGAGTCCGTCGACTCGGGAATCCTGGACACCACGCTCGAAAGCTTTGAGCGCCACTTCGCCGTCAACACCCGGGCCAGCTGGCAGCTGATCGCCGCCTTCGCGCGGCAGGCAGCGGACGACGGCGGCGCGATGGTCGCGCTGACCAGCGACCACACGGCGTTCAACCTTCCGTACGGCGCCTCCAAGGGTGCGCTGGACCGGATCGTGATTGCCGCCGCCAGGGAGCTTGGCCCCATGGGGATTTCCGCCAACGTGCTGAACCCCGGGCCGGTGGACACCGGCTGGATGACACGGCAGGTCCGCGAGGAGCTGACCCGGCGCCAGCCCGGAGGCCGGCTGGGGACACCTGCCGACGTTGCCGGGATGGTGGCCTTCCTGCTGTCCCCGGCGGGCCGCTGGGTCTCGGGCCAGCGGATCAAGGCCGACGGCGGCTTCTCGGCCTGAGCGCCTTGCCGCCCGTCCTGCAGCGGCGCGGAGCCTACACCCGTCCGGAAACGGGCCGCCAGGGCGTGCGCCGCGGAACCCAGCGGGGGACATTTTCGCGGTACACCTGGTACTCAGCACCGAACTTCTTGGCGAGCGTGGGCTCCTCATAG is part of the Arthrobacter sp. KBS0703 genome and encodes:
- a CDS encoding SDR family oxidoreductase produces the protein MSLTPEPLEAEHLQAPPIEPQRKTALVTGVGRLAGIGAGIARQLAADGWDLVLTYWQGFDARMPWGIQPDDVERLTSELEAIGAKVISLPADFQDPEAVDWLMANVAEQAGIIQGMVLSHAESVDSGILDTTLESFERHFAVNTRASWQLIAAFARQAADDGGAMVALTSDHTAFNLPYGASKGALDRIVIAAARELGPMGISANVLNPGPVDTGWMTRQVREELTRRQPGGRLGTPADVAGMVAFLLSPAGRWVSGQRIKADGGFSA
- a CDS encoding glycosyltransferase 87 family protein; translated protein: MALLDAQTKNKAQTEDTALTQDATAAGPHEGSGAGSAGLLRRPWATAVAAEIVTLLVVAAAAIFIASRLGAWGKEGLDFSVYWLAGKILNEAGLAPSGLYSPTLQWAGGPELAFTYPPFAALVFSLLALLPQASALLLFNVGGVAVSAWVAALGVRFWNGNSGWRGTFGPSARRSLRNRVGAVVLLLAIMNLGPWRETLVFGQINILLLGLVAADLLAGNPKWRRGLPGSGFLVGVAAGIKLTPLAFGLYFLMRKDWRGLLNMAAGFASTVLLGWLIRPAESLQFWLQMLPDTSRLGGAGYVDNLSIKGALLHFGVPEAGVTVPWLALSLLVVALGAAVIKAASDQGARVLAISATALTMLLICPVSWSHHWVWMAGVLPAFAWTLRETPHSHRMTRWLMGGILGASVMVFLFSPKVIGTLFGAENLNVQTPGLWIMASSTGVFCALAILACWLVVLRRGSLTELPA